The Sulfitobacter sp. SK011 genome contains the following window.
AATTTCATCAGCCTGCGTGGTCAGCGTGCCAAAGATCAAACCAAGCTCGTGCTGGCACGACGCAACCTCGTGGTGATGCTTGTCGACCTTCATGCCAAGACGTTTCATCGTGGACAGCATTTCGGCGCGCAGGTCCTGAGCTTCGTCCACCGGGTTGACCGGGAAATAGCCGCCCTTGAGGCCGGGGCGGTGGCCCATGTTGCCCATTTCGTAGTCTGTGTCGGTGTTCCAGGATGCATCGGATGCATCAACTTCGTAGGATACCTTATTGATTGAATTTGAAAATTTTACATCATCAAAGAGGAAAAATTCGGCCTCAGGACCGAAATAGGCGGCATCACCGATGCCAGAGGATTTCAGATAGGCCTCTGCTTTTTCGGCCGTGCCGCGGGGGTCACGCTCGTAGGATTCGCCGGTGTCAGGTTCAACAATCGAACAATGCACACAGATGGTTTTTTCGGCATAGAACGGATCGACATAGGCACTTTCCACATCGGGCATCAGCTTCATGTCTGAGGCTTCAATGCTTTTCCATCCGGCGATGGAAGAGCCGTCAAACATGAACCCCTCTTCAAGGAAATCTTCGTCTACCAGATCATTCACCACGGTCACATGCTGCAGCTTGCCGCGTGTGTCAGTGAAACGGATATCGACATATTCGATGTCCTCGTCTTTGATCTTTTTCAGGAACGCTTTGTTGTCCATGAGTTTTGTCCTCTGCTTGGAATGTCGTGGTGATGTGGTGATGATTACAGCGCGTCCGACCCGGTTTCGCCGGTCCGGATGCGGATTGTTTGTTCGATTGTGGAGACAAAGATTTTGCCATCGCCGATTTTTTCGGTTTTGGCAGCATCTACAATGGCTTCGATGGCGGCATCGACCTGATCGTCGTCCAGCACCACTTCAACTTTTACCTTGGGCAGGAAATCAACAACGTATTCGGCCCCCCGGTAGAGCTCAGTGTGGCCCTTTTGGCGGCCAAAACCTTTGACCTCAATGACCGACAGACCCTGAACGCCAACATCCTGAAGGGCCTCTTTCACTTCGTCCAGTTTGAACGGTTTGATGATCGCTTCGATCTTTTTCATGAGGGTCCTCCAAATATTTGCGCGCGTTGAGGGCGTCATTTCATTTTGGATGGGCAGGGTCTATGGATCGGGCTAGTCTGGGGTCGGAAGACGGTGCAATTTATTCTAGCGCGCCTTAAAATTCATCGAACCGCCTAATAATTACGCACAATTGAATCGAGAGTTGAGATGACCGAACTGCTGACCGCCGCCCAGATGCGCCAGATCGAACAGACCGCAATTGCATCGGGTGCCGTAACCGGGCTGGAGCTGATGGAGCGGGCAGGGCGCGGCGTGGTCGAGGCGGTGTTTGAGGAATGGCCGGAACTGGCCGCGACCTCGCACCGGGCTGTGGTGCTGTGCGGGCCGGGGAATAACGGTGGTGACGGGTTCGTGGTGGCGCGGTTGTTGAAGGAGTGGGGTTGGGAGGTTGAGGTGTTTCTATACGGGGATGCGGAAAAGCTGCCGCAGGATGCTGAAACCAACCTCAAGCGATGGGCGGAATTGGGTGAAGTCCGCCTGTTGCATGCGGAAAATGTGTTCAAGGTGGCCCGACCGGATATTGTCGTGGACGCGGTGTTTGGCATCGGTTTGACGCGCGCCTTGCCGGACGAGGTCGCACAGGTCTTGAACCAAGGGGGCAGGGCAGGATGGGCCAAGAGCCACCGGATCAAAACAGTTGCAGTCGATTGCCCTTCGGGCCTCAATCTTGATACAGGTTTTATTCCATTCAACGGCTCTCCCGATGATCCCGATTTTGACGCCTGGCCCAAAACGCTGAACTCTGCCGATCTGACGGTCACCTTTCACAGCCCGAAACCGGGCCATTATCTGTCCCTCGGTCCTACACTATGCGGCGCATTGCGCCTCGTGGACATCGGGCTTTACGGCGAAGCGCAAGAGCGGGTCAGCATCGGCACGCCGCCAGATACTGAACGCGCGCGTCTGGTTGAGCCGGTCTTTCTGGGCAGGCCGTTGCCACAACGGATGTGGCCAAACGACCAAATGGGGCGATCTGGACCGGCGACCCATAAATATGACCGCGGTCATATCATGGTCTTTGCGGGGGGCGTCGGTCGGGGTGGGGCAGGACGGATGGCAGCGCGCGCGGCATTGCGCGTCGGTGCCGGGTTGGTGACCGTCCTGTGCCCGCCCGCCGCCTTGCAAGAAAACGCCTGCCATCTGAACGCCATCATGCTGCGTGCGCTGCGTGATCCTGCGGCGCTGGGCGAGGTTGCCGACGACAGGGTGACTGGTTTTTGCCTTGGCCCGGGACTTGGCGTGTCCGAAAACACGCGCGCAATGGTGGGTGCCGTTCTGGCCCGCCGCGCCACGGCGCGCGACTGGCGCGATCCGGTGGTCGTTCTGGACGCCGACGCGCTCAGCAGCTTTGCCGATTGTCCCGATACCTTGTTTGAACAGACCTACGGGCGCACGGTCCTGACACCACATTTAGGTGAATTTGACCGATTATTTCCCGATCTCGCGCAGGCGCTGCGCCAAGGCGCATCAAAGATCGACGTAACGCGGCAGGCAGCCGAACGCGCAGGTTGCGTTGTTTTGCTGAAAGGAGCCGACACCGTCATCGCCGAACCGGGCGGCGGGGCAGCGGTGCACGCGGCGGCGTACGATCGCGCCGCCCCGTGGCTTGCCACGGCCGGAGCGGGTGATGTTCTGGCCGGCATGATCGCGGGGCTGGCGGGTGCGCCCCTTGCGTCAGAAGTGTTTTCCATGGCCGAGGTCGCCGCATGGCTGCACGTCGAATGCGCCCGCAGCTTTGGTCCCGGCCTGATTGCCGAGGATCTGCCCGAAGAATTGCCGAAAGTGTTCCGGCATCTGAGTGTATAGCTGGTGTCGTAACATCCCCTAGGTCATCCGCAACACATGAAGTTTACCTTTCAATGTCCTGATTTTTTACCCTCGCCAAGCCCGCGCGTGTTTGATACGAGGACCGTCAATCGCCTAGGCGATGCGTGCGGGTGTGGCGGAATTGGTAGACGCACCAGATTTAGGTTCTGGCGCCTATGGCGTGGGGGTTCGAGTCCCTTCACCCGCACCACTTTTTTTGCCTGCCACCTTCGGCCACTTGAGGCCTGGTTGGTTCGAGGTTTCTCCTCTCACCTGCAACACTATTTCGGAATGCCATATTTAGGCTGTTGTCGACGGCTGATTAAGCAGGAGGCCTAACCGGCATTCCACAAAATTTGCCAAACCCCATGTGAGCATCACTTAAGAAAGCGCTGAAAAACTAACGAAAATGATGCAGGCACCGGCCAGAACCCGATAGGCCACACTTCGCCGTCTGGCTCTGCGCTCGGCGGCTTCATGTTCTGATAATTTTTCTAGAAGTTGAAAAACTCCTGGCTCTCTGAAAATTTGCCTTGGCATGACTGGTTCACACTTCACTCGTTACACGATTGGGCGAAAAAAGGCCGCGCTGGTTTCCCGGCGCGGCCTGTACTCGTTAAGAATGCTTTCGCGTCATTGTCCCACGGGGATGAAACGACAATGACGCGGGGCCAGAAATTAACCGAAGATCGTGGCCATAACCGTTTACCTTCTATGGTTGAATATGCACTTCAGCCTGAGTCGTTCCAATTGGTTGAATTTAAAAAATTTGAGGATGCAAATTCACTATTAACGGGTGATTTGTTTACAGTCACAACCGCTGACAGTTTGC
Protein-coding sequences here:
- the glnA gene encoding type I glutamate--ammonia ligase, with product MDNKAFLKKIKDEDIEYVDIRFTDTRGKLQHVTVVNDLVDEDFLEEGFMFDGSSIAGWKSIEASDMKLMPDVESAYVDPFYAEKTICVHCSIVEPDTGESYERDPRGTAEKAEAYLKSSGIGDAAYFGPEAEFFLFDDVKFSNSINKVSYEVDASDASWNTDTDYEMGNMGHRPGLKGGYFPVNPVDEAQDLRAEMLSTMKRLGMKVDKHHHEVASCQHELGLIFGTLTTQADEIQKYKYVIHNVAHAYGKSATFMPKPIYGDNGSGMHVNMSIWKDGKPLFAGDKYADLSQEALWFIGGILTHAKSLNAFTNPTTNSYKRLIPGFEAPVLRAYSARNRSGCVRIPWTESPKAKRVEARFPDPAANPYLCFSALLMAGLDGIKNKIDPGEAMDKNLYDLPAEELAGIPTVCGSLREAMEELQTDMDYLLAGDVFTKDQIEGYIALKMEEVHKYEHTPHPVEFGMYYSC
- a CDS encoding P-II family nitrogen regulator; this encodes MKKIEAIIKPFKLDEVKEALQDVGVQGLSVIEVKGFGRQKGHTELYRGAEYVVDFLPKVKVEVVLDDDQVDAAIEAIVDAAKTEKIGDGKIFVSTIEQTIRIRTGETGSDAL
- a CDS encoding NAD(P)H-hydrate dehydratase, which gives rise to MTELLTAAQMRQIEQTAIASGAVTGLELMERAGRGVVEAVFEEWPELAATSHRAVVLCGPGNNGGDGFVVARLLKEWGWEVEVFLYGDAEKLPQDAETNLKRWAELGEVRLLHAENVFKVARPDIVVDAVFGIGLTRALPDEVAQVLNQGGRAGWAKSHRIKTVAVDCPSGLNLDTGFIPFNGSPDDPDFDAWPKTLNSADLTVTFHSPKPGHYLSLGPTLCGALRLVDIGLYGEAQERVSIGTPPDTERARLVEPVFLGRPLPQRMWPNDQMGRSGPATHKYDRGHIMVFAGGVGRGGAGRMAARAALRVGAGLVTVLCPPAALQENACHLNAIMLRALRDPAALGEVADDRVTGFCLGPGLGVSENTRAMVGAVLARRATARDWRDPVVVLDADALSSFADCPDTLFEQTYGRTVLTPHLGEFDRLFPDLAQALRQGASKIDVTRQAAERAGCVVLLKGADTVIAEPGGGAAVHAAAYDRAAPWLATAGAGDVLAGMIAGLAGAPLASEVFSMAEVAAWLHVECARSFGPGLIAEDLPEELPKVFRHLSV